A genomic window from Enterobacter pseudoroggenkampii includes:
- the malK gene encoding maltose/maltodextrin ABC transporter ATP-binding protein MalK has protein sequence MASVQLRNVTKAWGDVVVSKDINLDINEGEFVVFVGPSGCGKSTLLRMIAGLETITSGDLLIGDTRMNDIPPAERGVGMVFQSYALYPHLSVAENMSFGLKLAGAKKEVINQRVTQVAEVLQLAHLLERKPKALSGGQRQRVAIGRTLVAEPRVFLLDEPLSNLDAALRVQMRIEISRLHKRLGRTMIYVTHDQVEAMTLADKIVVLDAGRVAQVGKPLELYHYPADRFVAGFIGSPKMNFLPVKVTATAIEQVQVELPNRQQVWLPVDSANVQVGANMSLGIRPEHLLPSHIADVTLEGDVQVVEQLGHETQIHIQIPAIRQNLVYRQNDVVLVEEGARFAIGLPPERCHLFREDGTACRRLHKEPGV, from the coding sequence ATGGCGAGCGTACAGCTGCGTAATGTAACGAAAGCCTGGGGTGACGTTGTGGTGTCGAAAGACATCAATCTGGACATCAACGAAGGCGAATTCGTGGTGTTTGTTGGCCCATCAGGCTGTGGTAAATCTACTCTGCTGCGTATGATTGCCGGTCTTGAAACCATCACCAGCGGCGACCTGCTGATCGGTGATACCCGAATGAACGACATCCCACCTGCCGAACGTGGCGTCGGTATGGTGTTCCAGTCTTATGCTCTCTATCCCCATCTTTCCGTTGCCGAGAACATGTCCTTTGGCCTGAAGCTGGCCGGCGCGAAGAAAGAGGTTATTAACCAGCGCGTGACGCAGGTGGCGGAAGTGTTACAGCTGGCGCACCTGCTGGAGCGTAAGCCGAAAGCGCTCTCCGGTGGCCAGCGTCAGCGTGTGGCGATTGGCCGTACCCTGGTGGCCGAACCGCGCGTGTTCCTGCTTGATGAACCTCTCTCTAACCTGGATGCCGCCCTGCGCGTCCAGATGCGTATCGAAATCTCCCGTCTGCACAAGCGTCTTGGCCGCACGATGATTTACGTCACCCACGATCAGGTCGAAGCGATGACCCTCGCCGACAAAATCGTGGTGCTGGATGCCGGTCGCGTGGCGCAGGTGGGCAAACCGCTGGAGCTGTATCACTACCCGGCAGACCGCTTTGTTGCGGGCTTTATTGGCTCGCCAAAGATGAACTTCCTGCCCGTCAAAGTGACCGCGACCGCGATTGAACAGGTACAGGTGGAGCTGCCAAACCGCCAGCAGGTCTGGCTGCCGGTCGACAGCGCCAACGTACAGGTCGGGGCAAACATGTCCCTCGGTATTCGTCCTGAGCACCTGCTGCCGAGCCACATCGCCGATGTGACCCTGGAAGGTGACGTTCAGGTCGTCGAACAGCTTGGTCACGAAACACAGATTCATATCCAGATCCCCGCCATCCGTCAGAACCTGGTCTACCGCCAGAACGACGTGGTGTTGGTAGAAGAGGGTGCCAGATTCGCTATCGGCTTGCCGCCAGAGCGTTGCCATCTGTTCCGTGAGGATGGCACTGCATGTCGTCGGTTGCACAAAGAGCCAGGCGTTTAA